In a single window of the Littorina saxatilis isolate snail1 linkage group LG3, US_GU_Lsax_2.0, whole genome shotgun sequence genome:
- the LOC138963190 gene encoding beta-1,3-galactosyltransferase 5-like, with amino-acid sequence MLPTSLRRLQRTCVTRRRELVVGIALCLFLYVYVDSLLSPDRYLPASPQLSALELKALSWLDLENDGVYFKPRHTVVSPLPRLVITPTTPCSKTSFIVAMVPSPPKDSRRRELIRNTWAAAVRSGQWPGSEGELGVTMDVVFVLGLTTAKENGQVATEAKQYNDLIVGEFNDTYRNLTLKTLTGLSWVSQHCLHTSFVVKVDQDTMVDFSRLTAFLSAHQAELRNTVIGKLYFNSKRREKGKWRVTPDEYPFSYYPTFAGGPCYIISMDAVPKMVNVSRYLPSFAMEDVHVTGVLAHAAHVRQHYMQQLRNWYQKESACVLLARPAFQVSLTDLSYDRLRHVWDGITSGVCRPFPK; translated from the exons ATGCTGCCCACATCATTACGGAGACTGCAGCGGACGTGTGTGACCCGCAGGCGCGAACTCGTGGTGGGGATAGCGCTCTGCCTGTTCCTCTATGTATACGTGGACTCCCTTCTCAGTCCAGACCGCTACCTCCCCGCCTCTCCGCAACTCTCCGCGCTGGAGCTGAAGGCCCTGTCCTGGCTGGACCTGGAGAACGATGGGGTGTACTTCAAGCCCAGACACACGGTGGTGTCTCCCCTGCCCCGTCTGGTGATCACGCCTACCACTCCGTGCAGCAAGACCTCCTTCATTGTTGCCATGGTCCCCTCGCCGCCCAAGGATTCCCGCCGCAGAGAACTCATCCGCAACACCTGGGCTGCCGCTGTGCGGAGCGGTCAGTGGCCGGGGAGCGAGGGGGAGCTGGGGGTGACCATGGACGTGGTGTTCGTGCTGGGACTGACCACGGCTAAGGAGAACGGACAG GTGGCAACGGAGGCCAAGCAGTACAACGACCTCATCGTGGGTGAGTTCAACGACACCTACCGCAACCTGACCCTGAAGACGCTGACTGGGCTGAGCTGGGTGAGCCAGCACTGCCTCCACACCAGCTTCGTCGTGAAG GTGGACCAAGACACTATGGTGGACTTCTCGCGCCTCACAGCCTTCCTCAGCGCCCACCAGGCGGAGCTCCGCAACACGGTGATCGGCAAGCTCTACTTCAACTCTAAGCGCCGCGAGAAAGGCAAGTGGCGGGTGACGCCGGACGAGTACCCCTTCTCCTACTACCCGACCTTCGCCGGGGGGCCCTGCTACATCATCTCCATGGACGCCGTGCCAAAGATGGTGAACGTGTCGCGCTACCTGCCCAGTTTTGCCATGGAGGATGTGCACGTGACGGGAGTCCTGGCGCACGCGGCGCACGTGCGGCAACACTACATGCAGCAGCTGCGGAACTGGTACCAGAAGGAGTCGGCGTGCGTGTTGCTGGCCAGGCCGGCTTTCCAGGTGAGCCTGACCGACCTGAGCTACGACAGGCTGCGGCACGTGTGGGATGGCATCACTTCGGGTGTCTGTAGGCCTTTTCCCAAATAA